One stretch of Lacimicrobium alkaliphilum DNA includes these proteins:
- the recJ gene encoding single-stranded-DNA-specific exonuclease RecJ → MTIKLAARTPGQWRDNQSTLHPRLRQIYASRGICSESELKRQTANLAHYQQLKGIDSAVSLLSQALQNQTRIMIIGDFDADGATSTALCVLALKAMGFSQVDYLVPNRFDFGYGLSPEIVDVAHQQGAQLLLTVDNGIACLQGAERARELGMQLLITDHHLPAEQLPDADAIVNPNLSDCGFPSKNLAGVGVAFYLMLALCRELQQQGWFEKQGRKALNPADFLDLVALGTVADVVRLDSNNRILVYQGLQRIRCGRCRPGIAAMLEVAGREPARIQASDLGFVVGPRLNAAGRLDDMAMGIECLLAEDQGTARQMAVQLDSLNRERREIEAGMQSEALKSLEQLSFNEQQLPFGLVLYQPDWHQGVIGILAGRIKERYFRPTIAFAHQDDEILKGSARSVPGLHIRDLLEEINSRYPGIIDKFGGHAMAAGLSLKADKLGAFEEVFHQIAEEWLQGHPLEGEIVSDGPLTSAELSLEFAQQLKDGGPWGQGFEEPLFDGEFELVDQRLVGSKHLKMMVREPGGKLIDAIAFNVDLAQWPNSQTSNVQLAYRLDINYFRGKVSLQLMVEALAAID, encoded by the coding sequence ATGACAATAAAGCTTGCTGCCAGAACGCCAGGCCAATGGCGCGACAACCAGAGTACTTTGCATCCCAGGCTACGGCAGATCTACGCCAGCCGTGGCATTTGCAGTGAATCTGAACTCAAACGCCAGACCGCCAATCTCGCCCACTATCAGCAGTTAAAGGGCATCGATAGCGCCGTTTCACTCTTATCCCAGGCCTTACAAAATCAGACCCGAATCATGATTATCGGTGATTTCGATGCCGATGGGGCTACCAGTACAGCGCTCTGCGTGCTGGCATTAAAGGCAATGGGGTTTAGTCAGGTCGATTATCTTGTACCTAACAGATTTGATTTTGGTTATGGTCTGAGCCCTGAAATAGTGGATGTCGCCCATCAACAGGGTGCGCAGTTGTTGCTGACGGTGGACAACGGCATCGCCTGTTTACAAGGCGCTGAACGTGCCCGGGAACTGGGGATGCAGTTACTGATTACTGATCATCACTTGCCAGCCGAGCAGTTGCCTGATGCCGATGCTATCGTTAATCCCAATCTCTCTGACTGTGGCTTTCCCTCTAAGAATCTGGCTGGTGTGGGGGTGGCCTTTTATCTGATGCTGGCCCTGTGCCGGGAGTTGCAACAACAGGGCTGGTTTGAAAAGCAGGGTAGAAAAGCGCTCAATCCGGCTGATTTTCTGGATCTGGTGGCCCTGGGTACGGTGGCCGATGTGGTCAGACTGGACAGCAATAACCGCATTCTGGTGTATCAGGGGCTGCAACGCATACGCTGCGGTCGTTGCCGGCCTGGTATTGCCGCTATGCTTGAAGTGGCCGGACGTGAACCTGCGCGGATCCAGGCCAGTGATCTGGGTTTTGTGGTCGGCCCGCGCTTAAATGCGGCCGGGCGACTGGATGATATGGCCATGGGCATTGAATGCCTGCTGGCAGAGGATCAGGGCACAGCGCGACAAATGGCAGTACAACTGGATAGCCTTAATCGTGAACGGCGCGAAATCGAGGCCGGAATGCAGAGTGAGGCGCTGAAATCCCTTGAGCAGTTAAGTTTCAATGAACAACAACTGCCCTTTGGCCTGGTGCTTTATCAGCCCGACTGGCATCAGGGTGTGATTGGTATTCTTGCAGGCCGAATCAAGGAGCGTTATTTTCGCCCGACCATTGCCTTTGCCCATCAGGATGACGAGATACTCAAAGGCTCAGCCCGCTCTGTTCCGGGTTTGCATATTCGCGATTTATTAGAGGAAATTAACAGTCGCTACCCGGGCATTATCGACAAGTTTGGTGGTCATGCCATGGCCGCCGGACTCTCCCTTAAGGCCGACAAGCTCGGGGCCTTTGAAGAGGTGTTTCACCAGATTGCTGAAGAGTGGTTGCAGGGCCATCCGCTGGAAGGAGAGATTGTCAGCGACGGGCCTTTAACCAGTGCTGAGCTCAGTCTTGAATTTGCACAGCAACTTAAAGACGGTGGGCCCTGGGGGCAGGGTTTCGAAGAGCCATTGTTCGACGGTGAGTTTGAACTGGTGGATCAGCGCCTGGTGGGCAGTAAGCACCTGAAAATGATGGTACGTGAACCCGGTGGCAAGCTGATCGATGCCATCGCTTTTAATGTGGATTTAGCGCAATGGCCAAACTCACAAACGAGCAATGTGCAACTGGCTTACCGGCTGGATATTAACTATTTCCGCGGCAAAGTATCGCTGCAATTGATGGTGGAAGCACTGGCCGCCATCGACTGA
- the dsbC gene encoding bifunctional protein-disulfide isomerase/oxidoreductase DsbC has protein sequence MIKTLSVIAISGLCAVLSFTAQAQQDYAEIRAKITDGVGLSVISVEPSPIPGLLQAMTSRGLFYISEDGTYLVHGKVFNLDKGLRNETEEALSAVRLQGIERFADSVIEFKADNEKHQVTVFTDTTCGYCRKLHAQMDDYNALGITVRYLAFPRGGVSSEGFSDLVSVWCAGNPQQAMTDAKDGKDISNKRCQNKVSEHYSFGQQVGVQGTPAIVLGNGNMIPGYQPPAELIKILDDINS, from the coding sequence ATGATTAAAACTCTTTCAGTTATTGCCATTTCAGGCCTGTGTGCGGTGTTATCTTTTACAGCGCAGGCACAGCAGGATTATGCTGAGATACGCGCTAAGATCACCGACGGCGTCGGCCTGTCAGTTATCAGCGTCGAGCCTTCTCCGATACCCGGATTGCTGCAGGCCATGACCAGCAGAGGGCTGTTCTATATCAGTGAAGATGGCACTTACCTGGTGCACGGAAAAGTCTTTAATTTAGATAAAGGATTGCGGAATGAAACCGAAGAAGCGCTCTCTGCTGTGCGATTGCAGGGGATAGAGCGGTTTGCCGATTCTGTGATTGAATTCAAAGCGGACAATGAAAAGCATCAGGTTACGGTTTTCACCGATACCACCTGTGGCTATTGTCGCAAGTTGCATGCGCAAATGGACGACTATAATGCCCTGGGCATTACCGTGCGTTATCTGGCCTTTCCCCGCGGCGGCGTCAGCAGCGAGGGTTTCTCGGATCTGGTCTCTGTATGGTGTGCCGGCAATCCTCAGCAGGCCATGACCGATGCCAAAGACGGTAAAGATATCAGCAATAAGCGTTGTCAGAACAAGGTCAGTGAACACTACAGTTTCGGCCAGCAGGTAGGGGTACAGGGTACTCCGGCGATAGTTCTTGGTAACGGCAATATGATCCCGGGCTATCAGCCGCCAGCAGAGCTGATCAAGATTCTCGACGATATTAATTCCTGA
- the xerD gene encoding site-specific tyrosine recombinase XerD — translation MWLEKGLSENTLSAYRSDLNRFCHSLSGQDISLDTFTLQQLQHYLADRYDQGLSERSTARFLSSLRALVKYQITHGIREDDPLALLQNPRLGKFLPKTLSEHQVEALLEAPDTQEPIQLRDKAMLEVLYATGLRVSELVGLRLGQLSTVQGVVRITGKGNKERLVPLGEEALSWIQEYLRAGRVMLLKQQSDVLFPSSRGRQMTRQTFWHRIRHYAVQAGIEQNLSPHTLRHAFATHLLNHGADLRVVQMLLGHSDLSTTQIYTHVATQRLQNLIDEHHPRG, via the coding sequence ATGTGGCTGGAGAAGGGCCTTAGCGAGAATACGCTGTCGGCCTACCGCAGTGACCTGAACCGCTTCTGTCATAGCTTGAGTGGGCAGGATATCAGTCTCGATACCTTCACCCTGCAGCAATTGCAGCATTATCTTGCCGATCGTTATGATCAGGGCTTGTCTGAACGCAGCACCGCAAGGTTTCTCTCCAGCCTGCGGGCGCTGGTCAAATACCAGATCACTCATGGAATACGTGAGGATGATCCGCTGGCATTGTTGCAAAACCCCAGACTGGGTAAGTTTCTGCCCAAAACGTTGAGTGAACATCAGGTTGAAGCCTTACTGGAGGCACCGGATACACAGGAGCCGATTCAACTGCGTGACAAAGCCATGCTGGAGGTGCTTTATGCCACAGGTTTACGGGTGTCAGAGCTAGTGGGCCTGCGATTAGGGCAACTGAGTACAGTACAGGGGGTGGTGCGTATTACCGGTAAAGGCAATAAAGAGCGCCTGGTGCCTTTGGGTGAGGAGGCCTTAAGCTGGATCCAGGAATATTTGCGCGCGGGCCGGGTGATGTTACTGAAACAGCAAAGCGATGTGTTGTTTCCCTCCAGCCGTGGCCGGCAAATGACCCGCCAGACCTTCTGGCATCGTATACGGCATTATGCCGTGCAGGCAGGGATCGAGCAGAACTTATCTCCGCATACTCTGCGTCATGCTTTTGCCACTCACTTACTCAACCATGGTGCAGACCTGCGGGTAGTGCAGATGCTGCTGGGGCACTCTGATCTTTCCACCACTCAGATTTATACCCATGTGGCCACACAAAGACTGCAGAACCTGATTGATGAGCATCATCCCAGAGGCTGA
- the fldB gene encoding flavodoxin FldB, translated as MTDTSAKIGLFYGSSTCYTEMAGEKIRDALGADLVELHNIQEVPLKHAEHYDILIFGISTWDFGELQEDWESKWDDIRELDLKGKVVALYGLGDQIGYTDWFQDALGMLHDELVLLGCQIIGYWPNQGYDFAASKALTEDGSHFVGLSLDDENQYDLSDERIDKWVDQLLEEMQQL; from the coding sequence ATGACGGACACCAGCGCCAAAATCGGTCTTTTTTACGGTTCCAGCACCTGCTATACAGAAATGGCCGGTGAAAAAATTCGCGATGCCTTAGGCGCAGATCTGGTAGAACTGCACAATATTCAGGAGGTGCCCCTGAAGCACGCGGAACACTACGATATCCTGATTTTTGGTATCTCAACCTGGGACTTCGGCGAACTGCAGGAAGACTGGGAATCAAAATGGGACGATATCCGCGAGCTGGATCTGAAAGGCAAAGTGGTCGCCCTCTACGGCCTTGGCGATCAGATTGGATATACCGACTGGTTTCAGGATGCTCTGGGCATGCTGCATGACGAGCTGGTCTTGCTCGGCTGTCAGATTATCGGCTACTGGCCCAATCAGGGCTATGATTTTGCCGCTTCCAAGGCGCTGACCGAAGATGGCAGTCATTTTGTGGGGCTGTCACTGGATGATGAAAACCAGTACGACCTCAGTGATGAGCGTATCGACAAGTGGGTGGATCAGTTACTGGAGGAAATGCAGCAGCTGTGA
- the folM gene encoding dihydromonapterin reductase, protein MSDTQQVILITGAAQRVGLHCAKALNRQDYKVVISYRRQRPVIDTLTEKGIDCIQADFATVEGVENFTDTIRQRYPQLRAIIHNASDWKHDSIHNQADIFEQMMAIHARAPMLINQRLAERLSGEKADIIHLTDYVASTGSARHMAYAASKAALENLTLSFARKLAPKVKVNAIAPALICFNEGDDEAYRQKALQKSLLGIAPGEQEVLKTINWLLDSDFVTGRIVALDGGRHLNF, encoded by the coding sequence ATGTCTGATACACAGCAAGTCATTTTAATCACCGGTGCTGCCCAGCGCGTAGGTCTGCATTGTGCCAAGGCCCTCAATCGCCAGGACTACAAAGTTGTCATCAGTTATCGTCGTCAGCGGCCGGTTATCGATACGCTGACAGAAAAAGGCATTGACTGTATTCAGGCCGATTTTGCCACAGTTGAAGGGGTCGAAAACTTCACTGATACAATCCGTCAGCGCTACCCGCAACTGCGCGCCATTATCCATAATGCGTCCGACTGGAAACACGACAGCATCCACAACCAGGCTGACATTTTCGAACAGATGATGGCCATTCATGCCCGCGCCCCGATGCTGATCAATCAGCGACTTGCCGAGCGGCTGAGTGGTGAAAAAGCCGATATTATTCACCTGACCGACTATGTAGCCAGTACCGGCAGTGCCAGGCATATGGCCTATGCCGCATCCAAAGCCGCGCTGGAAAACCTGACCCTGTCTTTTGCCCGCAAGCTGGCGCCAAAGGTCAAGGTGAACGCCATCGCTCCGGCACTGATTTGTTTTAACGAGGGAGACGATGAGGCTTATCGTCAAAAAGCACTACAAAAGTCCTTATTAGGCATCGCGCCGGGAGAGCAGGAAGTACTGAAAACCATCAACTGGCTATTGGATTCTGACTTTGTCACCGGTCGCATTGTCGCCCTGGATGGCGGCCGCCACCTTAATTTCTGA
- a CDS encoding CLCA_X family protein gives MQPRLYRPWFRNGPDHREGEDVSFADINRVFGFRTVTVGKWVSKDEQQLAANLFFDAFCDLMLILSVPEQVISLNGQLSLTFGSGGRKHASAHYEANTRTLALAKNAGGGALAHEWFHAFDHYICPRVFKQAGRTDFASASWLEKTPLLDHPLNQRLAKWFKLLFLTDDGEQGNTYLQQAVSIDKQMNSFYFAQPQELAARAFEAIVQNQQLKNAFLVQGTKQSQEAQMGLYPADEHLLALQSVLFEYFYLLGRALDGRG, from the coding sequence ATGCAGCCAAGACTTTATCGCCCCTGGTTTCGCAATGGTCCTGATCACCGAGAGGGCGAAGATGTCAGCTTTGCCGATATCAACCGGGTATTTGGCTTTCGCACTGTCACCGTGGGTAAATGGGTCAGCAAAGACGAACAACAGCTTGCCGCCAATCTTTTCTTCGATGCCTTTTGCGATCTGATGCTTATTCTGTCGGTACCCGAACAGGTGATTTCCTTAAACGGCCAGCTCTCGCTGACCTTTGGCAGCGGCGGCCGCAAACACGCCAGCGCCCACTATGAGGCGAATACACGTACTCTGGCACTGGCCAAGAATGCCGGCGGCGGCGCCCTTGCCCATGAATGGTTTCATGCCTTTGACCACTATATCTGCCCGCGGGTGTTTAAGCAGGCGGGCCGCACTGATTTTGCCTCAGCCAGCTGGCTGGAGAAAACACCACTACTCGACCACCCCCTAAACCAGCGGCTGGCAAAGTGGTTTAAGCTATTGTTTCTTACCGATGACGGTGAACAAGGCAACACCTACCTTCAACAGGCGGTCAGCATTGACAAGCAAATGAACAGTTTCTATTTCGCTCAGCCACAGGAGCTTGCGGCCCGGGCCTTTGAGGCCATAGTGCAGAATCAGCAGCTGAAGAATGCCTTTTTGGTGCAAGGTACCAAACAAAGTCAGGAGGCTCAGATGGGGCTCTACCCTGCAGATGAGCACCTGCTGGCACTACAGAGCGTCCTTTTTGAATATTTTTATCTGCTTGGCCGCGCCCTGGATGGGCGCGGCTGA
- a CDS encoding cupin domain-containing protein translates to MQKNLCKFVVAAAMLFSVSGVGAGEQAISASHDDSSLEWGACPAFFPEGCQIAVLHGDPSKPNADIYFKIPGGYEFPAHWHTSAERMVLVSGELDVKYEGQETTHLKEGMYAYGPAKVVHDGKCVSKEQCVVVIAFEEPVDAHEHK, encoded by the coding sequence ATGCAAAAGAATCTATGCAAGTTTGTAGTGGCGGCGGCAATGTTGTTTTCAGTATCCGGCGTGGGTGCCGGTGAACAGGCCATCTCGGCTTCTCATGATGATAGCTCCCTTGAATGGGGAGCGTGTCCGGCGTTTTTTCCTGAAGGATGCCAGATTGCCGTGCTGCATGGCGATCCTTCAAAGCCAAACGCTGACATCTACTTTAAAATACCGGGCGGATATGAATTTCCTGCACACTGGCATACGTCAGCTGAGCGAATGGTGCTGGTCTCTGGTGAACTGGATGTTAAATATGAGGGGCAGGAAACCACCCATCTCAAAGAAGGTATGTACGCTTATGGTCCGGCAAAAGTCGTACACGATGGCAAGTGTGTCAGTAAAGAGCAGTGCGTAGTTGTGATCGCCTTTGAAGAGCCGGTGGATGCTCATGAACATAAATAG
- a CDS encoding D-alanyl-D-alanine carboxypeptidase family protein — protein sequence MLQKIKTRYWNLRAKVRAKSYQGLFSVINFAVWCRHLPDLFASRRCGTPEISARSACCIDVDSGKVVAQKNHHFRYAPASIVKLATALVLVSSGKLLKDEYVTIEASDVAEPVGSSMKLKQGDIVSYLDLLYGMLLASGNDAARATARAIGQTMLQDESATGDPTIRFVAAMNELADSLGMKSTRFCNPSGQDLWRQYSTACDLAILASAAFSNPVIQDVISVREHIAKIQGDNARDEALLSTLDNIDRTQVVGGKTGTTINARACLALLLKQRSGERVVIVTLGSELDSVTEGERRITSLSRYKDMEKMIEHVQSPGTGFRG from the coding sequence ATGTTGCAAAAAATAAAAACGCGTTACTGGAATCTCAGGGCAAAAGTACGGGCCAAATCATATCAGGGATTATTTAGCGTGATAAATTTCGCTGTATGGTGTCGTCATTTACCTGACTTGTTTGCTTCCCGGCGTTGTGGAACTCCTGAAATATCTGCCCGTTCTGCTTGTTGTATCGATGTTGACTCGGGAAAAGTCGTTGCACAAAAAAATCATCATTTCAGGTATGCCCCCGCGAGCATTGTAAAGCTTGCAACAGCACTGGTTTTAGTGAGCAGCGGAAAGTTACTTAAAGATGAATATGTCACCATCGAAGCATCAGATGTTGCCGAACCTGTAGGTTCAAGTATGAAACTAAAGCAAGGTGATATTGTCAGCTACCTGGATTTGCTCTATGGAATGTTGCTGGCATCCGGTAACGATGCGGCTAGAGCAACAGCCAGGGCCATAGGGCAGACGATGCTGCAAGATGAATCGGCAACCGGAGATCCCACAATTCGATTTGTAGCCGCCATGAATGAGCTTGCAGATTCGCTCGGGATGAAAAGCACCCGATTTTGTAATCCCAGTGGGCAGGACTTATGGCGCCAATACAGCACCGCATGCGATTTGGCGATATTGGCATCAGCCGCTTTTTCCAACCCGGTTATACAAGACGTCATATCAGTACGAGAACATATAGCAAAAATTCAAGGTGACAATGCGAGAGATGAAGCACTGCTTAGCACTCTTGATAATATTGATAGGACTCAAGTGGTTGGAGGAAAAACCGGCACAACCATAAACGCCAGAGCCTGTCTGGCTCTTTTGTTGAAACAGCGTTCTGGTGAGCGTGTTGTCATTGTGACTCTGGGCAGTGAGCTGGACTCAGTTACTGAAGGCGAACGACGCATTACAAGTTTAAGTCGCTATAAAGACATGGAAAAAATGATAGAGCATGTGCAAAGCCCGGGAACAGGTTTCAGGGGCTAG
- a CDS encoding acyl-CoA thioester hydrolase/BAAT C-terminal domain-containing protein, producing MLNKFIKLTLVGSLLISHGIYASVTDLNRVKDGLVGKYYPSSSVEQRVAVLVLGGSEGGIPEKLAEPVVEAGYPTLALAYFNADGLPEELEKIPLEYFTQAKSWLKNQSNVKPDELIIVGWSKGAELALLLATKDEQISRVVAIAPSSVVWAGILKDWTKVPSSSWTEKGQALAHVPFKPSGQVNGLRDLYTQSLANRVDGNKADIPVNHISAQVVLMTGGNDAVWPAPQMANEICQKMNEKRENRCEHLHYNDLDHLLNYQFLEKDTAMYRTFINKLKGG from the coding sequence ATGTTAAACAAATTTATTAAATTGACATTAGTTGGCTCACTGTTAATAAGTCATGGCATCTATGCCTCAGTTACTGACTTAAACAGAGTGAAAGATGGTCTTGTTGGAAAATACTACCCCTCTTCATCGGTTGAGCAACGGGTTGCTGTGTTGGTTCTGGGCGGGTCCGAGGGTGGGATACCTGAAAAGCTTGCAGAGCCTGTTGTTGAGGCAGGGTATCCAACGTTAGCTCTTGCCTATTTTAATGCCGACGGCTTACCTGAAGAATTAGAAAAGATTCCGCTGGAATATTTTACTCAGGCGAAGTCCTGGTTAAAAAATCAGAGCAATGTAAAACCAGATGAGTTAATTATCGTTGGCTGGTCTAAGGGGGCAGAGCTGGCGCTGTTGTTGGCGACAAAGGATGAGCAGATTTCAAGAGTGGTGGCTATTGCGCCAAGTTCTGTAGTTTGGGCCGGCATTTTAAAGGATTGGACGAAAGTGCCTTCATCAAGCTGGACAGAGAAAGGGCAAGCGTTAGCTCATGTTCCCTTTAAACCATCGGGGCAGGTAAACGGTTTGCGCGATCTGTACACTCAGTCATTAGCGAATCGGGTTGACGGCAATAAAGCAGATATTCCTGTTAACCATATAAGTGCTCAGGTGGTACTGATGACCGGGGGGAATGATGCAGTCTGGCCTGCACCTCAGATGGCAAATGAAATTTGTCAGAAAATGAACGAAAAACGAGAGAATCGGTGTGAGCATCTTCATTACAACGATTTGGATCACCTGTTAAATTATCAGTTTCTGGAAAAAGATACTGCCATGTATCGCACCTTTATCAATAAGCTCAAAGGTGGCTAG
- a CDS encoding DUF1801 domain-containing protein has product MKSEIEAKFATYPAEAQRQLEAVRRLIFLVAEENHLGNVEETLKWGEASYLVKGGTTIRMDWKAKDPNAIKVCFHCQTRLIETFREIYQDEFEYEGKRAIVIPLDATLKEDPLGHCLQMALTYHSLKHRPLLGA; this is encoded by the coding sequence GTGAAATCCGAAATTGAAGCTAAATTTGCAACATACCCCGCTGAGGCTCAGAGACAACTTGAAGCCGTTCGCCGCCTGATTTTTCTGGTTGCAGAAGAAAACCACCTGGGTAATGTTGAGGAAACGCTTAAGTGGGGCGAGGCCAGCTACCTTGTGAAGGGCGGCACTACGATTCGAATGGACTGGAAAGCAAAAGATCCGAACGCCATAAAGGTGTGTTTCCATTGCCAGACCAGGTTAATCGAAACATTCAGGGAGATATACCAGGATGAATTTGAATATGAGGGTAAGCGAGCGATTGTTATCCCTCTGGATGCTACTTTAAAAGAAGATCCACTGGGCCATTGCCTGCAAATGGCGTTGACCTACCATAGCCTGAAGCATCGCCCTTTGCTTGGCGCCTGA
- a CDS encoding IS110 family transposase gives MVTEATGRHEHAFLFARDQADLPVVVVDPIKVRRFAQALGVLAKTDKIDASVIARFAVKIEPEIKPIPEQQVRLIKDLLVRRSQLLEMATMEKNRLQIMPRPLHKSINSLLKTIQKQIDSVTSQVDELISQSKTWRTKTEILTSVPGVGKVLAYTLLTELPELGELNRKEIAALVGVAPMNKESGAYNGKRRIRGGRHRVRTVMFMAMMSAIQCNPVFKRYYEHLKAAGKLPKVALIACMRKLIVILNTLLKNEEKWCEKVA, from the coding sequence ATTGTCACGGAAGCGACAGGTCGTCATGAGCATGCCTTTTTGTTTGCTCGTGACCAGGCAGATTTACCTGTTGTGGTAGTCGACCCCATCAAGGTCAGACGGTTTGCCCAGGCGCTGGGCGTACTGGCTAAAACCGACAAGATTGATGCCTCGGTCATCGCCCGGTTCGCGGTTAAGATTGAGCCTGAAATAAAACCTATCCCTGAACAACAGGTGCGTTTAATCAAAGACTTACTGGTTCGTCGCAGCCAACTTCTGGAAATGGCAACAATGGAAAAGAACCGGCTGCAAATCATGCCCAGGCCATTGCACAAATCCATCAACAGCCTGCTTAAAACGATACAAAAGCAGATAGACAGTGTTACCAGCCAGGTGGATGAACTTATCAGTCAGTCCAAAACCTGGCGCACAAAAACGGAAATACTGACCAGTGTTCCCGGGGTTGGCAAGGTTCTGGCCTATACCCTGCTCACAGAGCTTCCAGAGTTAGGTGAGCTTAACCGTAAAGAGATTGCCGCATTGGTAGGCGTGGCGCCGATGAACAAAGAGAGCGGCGCATACAATGGCAAGCGCAGAATACGTGGCGGGCGCCACCGTGTCAGAACCGTGATGTTTATGGCCATGATGTCAGCCATACAGTGTAATCCGGTTTTTAAGCGCTATTACGAACACCTGAAAGCTGCCGGGAAGCTACCCAAAGTGGCACTGATAGCCTGCATGCGAAAGCTTATTGTTATCCTGAATACGCTGTTAAAGAACGAGGAGAAATGGTGTGAAAAAGTAGCTTAA
- a CDS encoding serine hydrolase domain-containing protein, whose amino-acid sequence MNRLTIILFVLAISGCSAASDYRNVSVITQSDNGVIMSLADELQREHMASTFDGLVLVTEGDAVLFKSAYGYADREGSVKNSAVTIFDMGSIAKTFTAASVLQLAQDERLELSDTIGDFYPTAPDDVKPITIMQLLGHSSGLDNFHNDSDFELMDKVEAESRILSMPLIAKPGEKIAYSNAGYTLLAAIVEKVSGQPFQDYVHDKLLTPLNMSNTGFYQDQRITVNNMARGYGGDDQGSTTFEKGLTWALVGAGGMVMSIDDLATWSVALKNGTIFPAGVPNSVFIEANERWLLGSLAQVEISGEPIVQMGGSTDYGYTALIQFVPNRDLLIILLLNAHDSKYKNATHHRLSRNHILPILLGEGAELPNK is encoded by the coding sequence ATGAATCGACTAACCATAATTTTATTTGTTCTGGCTATTTCAGGTTGTAGCGCCGCATCTGACTATCGTAATGTTTCTGTAATCACTCAGTCGGATAATGGGGTTATCATGAGTTTGGCCGATGAGCTTCAGCGAGAACACATGGCGAGTACTTTTGATGGACTGGTTCTGGTTACTGAGGGTGATGCTGTTTTATTTAAGAGTGCATATGGTTACGCAGACAGAGAAGGCTCTGTGAAGAATAGTGCTGTCACTATTTTTGATATGGGGTCAATTGCGAAAACGTTTACTGCAGCTTCGGTGCTACAACTTGCCCAGGACGAAAGGTTGGAACTTTCAGATACGATAGGAGATTTTTATCCAACAGCACCTGATGATGTAAAGCCAATAACAATTATGCAGCTCTTGGGACATTCAAGTGGCTTGGATAACTTTCACAATGATTCTGACTTTGAGTTGATGGATAAAGTCGAGGCTGAAAGCAGAATCTTATCTATGCCGTTAATTGCTAAGCCGGGCGAGAAAATTGCGTATTCCAATGCTGGCTATACTCTATTGGCGGCTATTGTCGAGAAAGTGAGCGGGCAGCCTTTTCAGGATTACGTTCACGATAAATTATTGACCCCATTAAATATGAGCAACACCGGCTTCTATCAAGATCAACGAATAACAGTAAATAACATGGCTCGTGGTTACGGGGGCGATGACCAAGGCAGTACCACTTTTGAAAAGGGCTTAACCTGGGCGCTAGTTGGTGCTGGTGGTATGGTTATGTCAATTGATGATTTGGCTACCTGGTCTGTTGCACTTAAAAACGGAACAATATTCCCTGCTGGGGTGCCAAATTCAGTTTTTATTGAGGCGAACGAGCGATGGTTGTTAGGTAGTTTAGCTCAGGTCGAAATAAGTGGTGAGCCAATTGTTCAGATGGGTGGCAGTACTGACTATGGCTACACCGCTTTGATTCAGTTTGTTCCAAATCGTGATCTTCTGATAATTCTTTTACTGAACGCTCACGACAGCAAATATAAGAACGCGACGCACCACCGGCTAAGTAGGAATCATATATTACCTATACTGCTTGGCGAAGGTGCAGAGTTACCTAACAAGTGA